From the genome of Eucalyptus grandis isolate ANBG69807.140 chromosome 2, ASM1654582v1, whole genome shotgun sequence, one region includes:
- the LOC104418545 gene encoding serine/threonine-protein kinase STY13, whose amino-acid sequence MKMKEGGEGYVRADQIDLKSIDEQLERFTRAATMEKSRKVGGRGEGGEEATGGNVGASLVKSLSLPRPRKQERLEWEIEPAKLLIKSVIARGTFGTVHRGVYDGQDVAVKLLDWGEEGQRTEAEIASLRAAFSQEVAVWHKLDHPNVTKFIGATMGSSDLQIQTDNGPISMPRNICCVVVEYLPGGALKSYLIKNRRRKLAFKVVVQLALDLAKGLSYLHSQKIVHRDVKTENMLLDKSRTLKIADFGVARVEASNPNDMTGETGTLGYMAPEVLDGNPYNRKCDVYSFGICLWEIYCCDMPYPDLSFSEMTSAVVRQNLRPEIPRCCPSSLANVMKRCWDAQQNKRPEMDEVVSLLEAIDTSKGGGMIPVDQSQGCLCFRRYRGP is encoded by the exons atgaagatgaaggagggcGGCGAAGGGTACGTGAGGGCGGACCAGATTGACCTGAAGAGCATCGACGAGCAGCTCGAGAGGTTCACCAGGGCCGCCACCATGGAGAAGAGCAGGAAGGTCGGGGGCAGAGGGGAAGGCGGCGAGGAGGCGACGGGCGGGAATGTCGGCGCTTCCTTGGTCAAGAGCCTCTCGTTGCCGAGGCCCAGGAAGCAGGAGAGGCTGGAGTGGGAGATCGAACCGGCCAAGCTGCTCATCAAGTCCGTCATTGCCCGCGGCACCTTCGGCACCGTCCACCGCGGTGTCTACGACGGGCAGGATGTCGCCG TCAAACTTCTTGACTGGGGTGAAGAGGGACAGAGGACCGAGGCTGAAATCGCTTCACTGAGGGCTGCTTTTAGCCAAGAAGTCGCGGTGTGGCACAAGCTTGACCATCCTAATGTTACCAAG TTCATTGGGGCAACAATGGGCTCATCAGATCTACAAATACAAACTGACAATGGTCCAATCAGTATGCCCAGGAATATTTGCTGTGTTGTTGTTGAATATCTTCCTGGAGGAGCTCTCAAATCTTACCTCATCAAGAACAGGAGAAGGAAACTAGCATTCAAGGTGGTTGTCCAGCTTGCACTTGATCTCGCCAAAGG CTTGAGTTATCTCCACTCACAGAAGATTGTCCATAGAGATGTGAAGACTGAGAACATGCTATTGGACAAGTCACGTACTTTGAAGATCGCAGACTTCGGGGTGGCTCGTGTTGAAGCTTCAAATCCCAATGACATGACTGGGGAGACTGGGACATTGGGTTATATGGCTCCTGAG GTACTAGATGGAAACCCATATAATAGAAAATGCGATGTCTACAGTTTCGGCATCTGCCTATGGGAAATATATTGTTGCGACATGCCATACCCTGACCTTAGTTTCTCAGAGATGACTTCGGCTGTGGTGCGCCAG AACCTGAGACCTGAAATTCCGAGATGCTGCCCGAGTTCTCTTGCAAATGTGATGAAACGATGCTGGGATGCTCAACAAAACAAACGTCCAGAGATGGACGAGGTCGTCTCTTTGCTTGAAGCTATCGACACATCAAAAGGGGGTGGCATGATTCCTGTCGATCAGTCACAGGGTTGTCTTTGCTTCCGTAGGTATCGCGGACCTTGA